Proteins from a single region of Drosophila biarmipes strain raj3 chromosome 3R, RU_DBia_V1.1, whole genome shotgun sequence:
- the LOC108024589 gene encoding insulin-like growth factor-binding protein complex acid labile subunit: MKHKYLLLLLAGTALLLATGVQGQHENIPYQPVTNICETCLCLSSQDSDHRTHFNLDCSVRNFEHILARWPDQFGSQAIAAGASSEIVVSYSGNRIKLLQQLPATNASLTLSCRHCGLQNLQVPLFMDVPNVAALYLSWNEITDDALVPDLFRGPFGTTGYEPIGLRDLDLSHNRIARLDRRLFEHTPHLTKLNLAYNKLSALDEASAAAIGSVATLQRLDLSHNGLMTLPAQVFQKLGALRILDISGNMFSVVPASLAQLSKSLVQLNLAENAFLSIKGNSFQGLVSLKRLNISSMPSLRSLEEGALHLPALEELHCSRNSKLERLELVDLINSRNLTQLDLSRNALTTLVLNITSPANTTSNPEPWPRLRRLSISGNPWFCSCDLFKTLELTGLSHIERESDGSEARCETPYLLAGSPLSNLTAERICKMVIPKKYREVDEEPPRFLRRRYIILTAIIASIVLVIGLVIGFVVVCIRRRLKGSDYGVQPIRYTSVRGSNLSQFSQLQPASVASKFNNVHAAGSSSGATTGAPNA; this comes from the exons ATGAAGCACAAATATCTGCTGTTG CTCCTGGCGGGAACGGCGCTGCTCCTGGCCACTGGAGTCCAGGGCCAGCACGAGAACATCCCGTACCAGCCGGTGACCAATATCTGCGAGACGTGCCTGTGCCTCAGCAGCCAGGACAGCGACCATCGGACGCACTTCAACCTGGACTGCTCGGTGAGGAACTTCGAGCACATCCTGGCCCGCTGGCCAGATCAGTTCGGAAGCCAGGCCATAGCGGCGGGGGCCTCTTCGGAGATTGTGGTCTCGTACTCGGGCAATCGGATCAAGTTGCTCCAGCAGCTGCCGGCCACGAACGCCAGCCTGACCCTCTCCTGCCGGCACTGTGGTCTGCAGAATCTGCAGGTCCCCCTCTTCATGGACGTGCCCAATGTGGCGGCCCTCTACCTCAGCTGGAACGAGATAACCGACGACGCTTTAGTGCCGGATCTCTTCAGAGGACCCTTTGGGACCACTGGCTACGAGCCCATTGGCCTGCGGGATCTGGACCTGAGTCACAATCGTATAGCCCGACTGGATCGAAGGCTCTTCGAGCACACTCCGCATTTGACCAAGTTGAACTTGGCCTACAACAAGCTGAGTGCCCTGGACGAGGCCAGCGCAGCCGCCATAGGATCGGTGGCGACTCTGCAGCGATTGGACCTCTCCCACAATGGCTTGATGACTCTGCCAGCACAGGTTTTCCAAAAGCTGGGAGCCCTGCGTATCCTGGATATCTCTGGGAATATGTTTTCCGTGGTTCCTGCCAGTCTTGCACAGCTTAGCAAGTCGTTGGTTCAACTTAATCTGGCGGAGAATGCCTTTCTCAGCATTAAAGGAAACAGCTTTCAGGGCCTGGTTTCCCTGAAACGGCTGAATATCAGCAGTATGCCTTCGTTGCGAAGTCTGGAGGAGGGTGCTCTGCATCTGCCTGCCTTGGAGGAGCTGCATTGCTCCAGGAATTCGAAATTAGAGCGCTTGGAGCTGGTAGATCTGATAAACAGCCGGAACTTGACGCAGTTGGATCTGTCCAGGAATGCCTTGACCACCTTGGTTCTCAATATAACGAGTCCAGCTAATACCACCAGTAATCCGGAACCCTGGCCACGTCTACGCCGCTTGAGCATCAGCGGCAACCCCTGGTTTTGCAGCTGCGATCTCTTCAAGACTCTGGAGCTCACTGGACTCTCGCACATCGAACGGGAATCGGATGGTAGCGAAGCCCGTTGCGAGACCCCATATCTTCTGGCCGGATCACCGCTCTCCAACCTGACAGCCGAAAGGATCTGCAAAATGGTGATACCAAAGAAATATCGTGAGGTGGATGAGGAGCCACCGCGATTCCTGCGGCGCCGGTACATAATACTCACCGCTATCATAGCCAGCATTGTCCTGGTGATCGGCCTGGTCATAGGATTCGTGGTGGTCTGCATTCGACGGCGGCTCAAGGGCAGCGACTACGGGGTACAGCCCATTCGGTACACCAGCGTGAGGGGCAGCAACCTGTCGCAGTTCTCGCAGTTGCAACCCGCCTCGGTGGCCAGTAAATTCAACAATGTCCATGCTGCCGGGAGCAGCAGTGGAGCCACCACGGGTGCTCCCAATGCCTAG
- the LOC108022966 gene encoding uncharacterized protein LOC108022966 has protein sequence MTAFPQNERRRVKETITRIPVAACYRSLKKMKKSGERCRKMAEIVFSIFLTDKAEDIALDLVMFKILEVENTT, from the exons ATGACCGCTTTTCCTCAAAATGAGA GAAGACGCGTGAAAGAAACAATAACACGGATACCCGTAGCAGCTTGTTACAGATctttaaagaaaatgaaaaagagtGGCGAACGCTGTCGGAAAATGGCCGAAATCGTGTTCTCCATATTTTTAACCGACAAAGCCGAGGATATTGCACTTGATTTAGTGATGTTCAAGATTCTTGAAGTGGAAAATACCACATAG
- the LOC108024613 gene encoding mitochondrial import inner membrane translocase subunit Tim22, whose protein sequence is MSVLPNAGSQEPPVTAPRMFGDPDLDRMAMQYVGNMQHYRENIVIPKSNGPVKIKTNEEKYIETAVESCGFKCAMACVMGYGLGAALGLFSASVNPNMADPFANEKKQTAREVFREMRSTTHSYAKNFALIGCVFSAVECTIESHRGVTDWKNGTYAGGITGGLIGLRAGVKAGVIGGLGFAAFSTAIDYYMHSR, encoded by the exons ATGTCCGTGTTGCCCAATGCCGGGAGCCAGGAACCGCCGGTGACGGCGCCCAGGATGTTCGGCGATCCGGATCTGGACAGGATGGCCATGCAGTACGTGGGAAACATGCAGCACTACCGTGAGAACATTGTAATCCCCAAGAGCAACGGCCCGGTGAAGATCAAGACCAACGAGGAGAAGTACATCGAGACGGCGGTGGAGAGCTGCGGCTTCAAGTGCGCCATGGCCTGCGTGATGG GATACGGCTTGGGTGCCGCCTTGGGGTTGTTCAGTGCCTCCGTTAATCCCAACATGGCCGATCCGTTTGCGAATGAGAAGAAGCAGACAGCGCGGGAGGTGTTCCGGGAAATGCGGTCCACCACCCACTCCTATGCGAAGAACTTCGCGCTGATCGGTTGCGTATTCTCCGCCGTGGAGTGCACCATCGAGAGT CATCGGGGCGTCACGGACTGGAAGAACGGCACCTACGCCGGAGGCATCACCGGCGGACTGATTGGCCTGCGGGCTGGCGTCAAGGCGGGCGTCATTGGCGGCCTGGGATTCGCCGCCTTCTCCACGGCCATCGACTACTACATGCATTCTAGATAA
- the LOC108024597 gene encoding uncharacterized protein LOC108024597, producing MADDPTEEAPPAPSAAPDEEAAAVDEAVALVTTTVVEEGAEIPGEGGDQAAAEEGAEGEGQTEVPNEDEMPKEELGSQMKPKGLITAEDRKREKLLKLKAMLAQRKEEEAQVVQAAPIPEKPEKHQKVQDKVPDQDGDQVDGDEAKEVSPRESVQTYQSLHYDGEESDEELADDEDLKAILNQKVPSPEDKDSVFEDDDLESVISEDTPLPRLGKSLKGEFIREFDSLPSISDISLTSEEEPEPEPEVVAEKKSLTIDTGHFVEGGTEGSGEGESESNSDRDASTAAITVAEAEEDEESVLMDDLPDELAPVEKQVGFGEEVDTMAMFAVAVDADTGPAEELSVPVEEPFWYRLTHDFLNNLINTVVAVVENADRNKEHLLDKGKMMVQLQSLVDEYNLEKYQNSLVNNIVCDYFRRIRKFNNFQALPPDDVRGELNRYMNALNVVDNLMERVKMIKIKYGHSTSRAMMELNSLSLLAFNEEQRLGSFMHKTLVRKDMDRLKRALDNDLRRMQDLRNQISEKRYELNLNLHNLAFVDEKVMKFERVTETLTISQMMCANESIIQLSKQLEEKCKDVAVMQMNYKKSMIEETCVREKRDMIAYMLSKAKNEYADRFERRNSLRKELTRLQLEHAKLKAKRAKLEAKGGLLFKTGLMYDYDKCMADIETRRTNIQAMKKTCFELSKRIYAVEHAKHESSISVRHLNL from the exons ATGGCCGACGATCCCACAGAGGAGGCACCACCTGCGCCATCGGCAGCTCCTGATGAGGAGGCAGCAGCTGTAGATGAGGCAGTTGCTTTGGTCACTACAACCGTTGTGGAGGAGGGAGCAGAAATCCCTGGTGAGGGCGGCGATCAGGCAGCCGCTGAAGAAGGAGCCGAAGGAGAAGGACAGACCGAAGTGCCGAACGAGGATGAGATGCCAAAGGAGGAACTGGGATCTCAGATGAAACCGAAGGGCCTCATAACCGCCGAAGATCGAAAGCGCGAAAAGCTCTTGAAGCTGAAAGCAATGCTCGCCCAGCgaaaggaggaggaggcacAGGTCGTGCAAGCTGCTCCGATTCCGGAAAAACCAGAAAAACATCAAAAGGTTCAGGATAAGGTGCCGGATCAAGATGGGGATCAAGTTGACGGTGATGAGGCCAAGGAGGTGAGCCCAAGGGAATCGGTTCAGACCTACCAGTCATTGCACTACGATGGCGAAGAGTCCGATGAGGAACTGGCTGATGATGAGGATTTGAAGGCCATTCTAAACCAAAAGGTCCCTTCTCCGGAGGATAAAGACAGCGTTTTTGAGGATGACGATCTGGAGTCGGTCATCAGCGAGGACACGCCCCTGCCCAGATTGGGCAAGTCCCTGAAGGGTGAGTTCATCCGCGAGTTCGACAGCCTGCCCAGCATCTCGGACATATCGCTCACTTCGGAGGAGGAGCCTGAGCCCGAACCGGAAGTTGTGGCCGAGAAGAAGTCCCTGACCATAGACACTGGTCACTTTGTGGAAGGAGGCACCGAGGGCTCGGGAGAAGGCGAGTCGGAGTCCAACTCCGATCGGGATGCTAGCACTGCGGCCATAACAGTGGCTGAGGCCGAGGAAGATGAGGAGTCCGTGCTAATGGACGACCTGCCGGACGAATTAGCGCCGGTGGAGAAGCAAGTGGGCTTCGGCGAGGAGGTGGACACCATGGCCATGTTCGCCGTGGCCGTGGACGCGGACACCGGACCCGCCGAGGAACTTTCAGTGCCGGTAGAGGAACCCTTTTGGTATCGCCTCACCCACGACTTCCTCAACAATCTGATCAACACCGTGGTGGCCGTGGTGGAGAACGCCGACCGGAACAAGGAGCACCTGCTGGACAAGGGCAAGATGATGGTGCAACTGCAGAGCCTGGTGGACGAGTACAACCTGGAGAAGTACCAGAACTCGCTGGTGAACAACATCGTGTGCGACTACTTCCGGCGCATCCGCAAGTTCAACAACTTTCAGGCACTGCCTCCGGACGACGTCCGTGGCGAGTTGAACCGCTACATGAACGCCCTCAACGTCGTCGACAACCTGATGGAGCGGGTGAAGATGATTAAGATCAAGTACGGCCACTCCACCTCCCGGGCCATGATGGAGCTCAACTCGCTGTCCCTGCTGGCCTTCAACGAGGAGCAGCGCCTGGGCAGCTTCATGCACAAGACCCTCGTCCGCAAGGACATGGACCGGCTGAAGCGCGCCCTGGACAACGATCTGCGTCGCATGCAGGACCTGCGCAACCAGATCAGCGAGAAGCGCTACGAGCTCAATCTGAACCTGCACAACCTGGCTTTTGTGGATGAG AAAGTAATGAAATTTGAGAGGGTCACTGAGACTTTGACCATTTCTCAGATGATGTGCGCCAACGAGTCCATCATTCAACTAAGCAAGCAATTAGAGG AAAAGTGCAAGGATGTGGCGGTCATGCAGATGAACTACAAGAAGTCGATGATCGAGGAGACGTGCGTCCGGGAGAAGCGGGACATGATCGCCTATATGCTGTCCAAGGCCAAGAACGAGTACGCCGATCGGTTCGAGCGGCGGAACAGTCTGCGCAAGGAGCTGACCAGGCTCCAGTTGGAGCACGCCAAGCTGAAGGCCAAGCGGGCCAAGCTGGAGGCCAAGGGCGGCCTGCTCTTCAAGACGGGCCTGATGTACGACTACGACAAGTGCATGGCCGATATAGAGACCCGTCGCACCAACATCCAGGCCATGAAGAAGACCTGCTTCGAGCTCAGTAAACGCATCTATGCGGTGGAGCATGCCAAGCACGAGTCCAGCATTTCGGTGCGCCACCTCAATTTATAG
- the LOC108024605 gene encoding Golgi SNAP receptor complex member 1 — protein MGGSSCDVLRKQARSLENEIDLKLVAFSKIGAGSGGGGSGALGGVDTSPLLGEHVFDSLSEEIEQMLEKLSSLNESMSDLPASGAAAMHTLQRHREILQGYRQEFNKICANHTMRIEREELLRGSGLATSSGSPSISGLSRREMYLKESGHLSSASHLVNDQINIAIETRDHLHAQRQAFKRLQTRFNDISNRFPLINSLIQRINIKKRRDSLILGAVIGFCVILLLLYAFN, from the exons ATGGGAGGATCGAGCTGCGATG TTCTGCGGAAGCAGGCGAGGAGCCTGGAGAACGAGATCGACCTGAAGCTGGTGGCGTTCAGCAAAATCGGAGCAGgcagcggcggaggaggaagTGGCGCACTGGGAGGCGTTGACACATCGCCGCTCCTGGGCGAGCACGTCTTCGATTCGCTGTCGGAGGAGATCGAGCAGATGCTGGAGAAG TTATCCTCGCTCAACGAATCCATGTCCGACCTGCCCGCCTCGGGAGCTGCGGCTATGCACACGCTGCAGCGCCATCGGGAAATCCTGCAGGGCTATCGGCAGGAGTTCAACAAGATATGCGCCAACCACACCATGCGAATCGAGCGGGAGGAGCTGCTCCGCGGCTCTGGACTGGCCACCAGCTCCGGCAGTCCCTCCATCTCGGGCCTGAGCCGGCGCGAGATGTACCTGAAGGAGAGCGGGCACCTGAGTAGCGCCAGTCACCTGGTCAACGACCAGATCAACATCGCCATCGAGACGCGTGACCACCTGCACGCCCAGCGACAGGCCTTCAAGCGGCTGCAGACCCGCTTCAACGACATCTCGAATCGATTCCCACTGATTAACAG TCTCATTCAGCGCATCAATATCAAAAAGCGACGCGACTCGCTTATCCTGGGGGCAGTTATTGGCTTCTGTGTGATCTTGCTGCTGCTCTACGCCTTCAACTAA
- the LOC108024171 gene encoding cleavage and polyadenylation specificity factor 73, which translates to MTQATGDARVPDEESDLLQIKPLGAGQEVGRSCIMLEFKGKKIMLDCGIHPGLSGMDALPYVDLIEADEIDLLFISHFHLDHCGALPWFLMKTSFKGRCFMTHATKAIYRWMLSDYIKISNISTEQMLYTEADLEASMEKIETINFHEERDVMGVRFCAYNAGHVLGAAMFMIEIAGIKILYTGDFSRQEDRHLMAAEVPPMKPDVLITESTYGTHIHEKREDRENRFTSLVQKIVQQGGRCLIPVFALGRAQELLLILDEFWSQNPDLHEIPIYYASSLAKKCMAVYQTYINAMNDRIRRQIAVNNPFVFRHISNLKGIDHFEDIGPCVIMASPGMMQSGLSRELFESWCTDPKNGVIIAGYCVEGTLAKTILSEPEEITTLSGQKLPLNMSVDYISFSAHTDYQQTSEFIRLLKPTHVVLVHGEQNEMSRLKLALQREYEADASTDIKFYNPRNTHAVDLYFRGEKTAKVMGSLAAKNSEVGSKLSGVLVKRDFKYHLLAPSDLGKYTDMSMSVVTQRQSIPWGSSLTTLELLLDRIGAGCVEVLEADRKLRVFGCIELTVEQKIIVMEWQATHVNDVYADAVLACIMQSELGGTNLKGATKQTKSEDSRFRECLIETLQDTFGDNCVPKMFKGDLLPVMVSGKRAEINLETLAVSCAEDDVLRQMLNTTVQKLHQTLVSAQ; encoded by the exons ATGACGCAGGCAACAGGTGATGCACGTGTGCCGGACGAGGAGAGCGATCTGCTGCAGATCAAGCCACT CGGCGCTGGCCAGGAAGTGGGACGCTCCTGCATCATGCTGGAGTTCAAGGGCAAGAAGATCATGCTGGACTGCGGAATCCACCCGGGACTGTCCGGCATGGATGCCCTGCCCTATGTGGATCTGATCGAAGCGGATGAAATCGACCTGCTGTTTATTTCACA CTTCCACCTGGACCACTGTGGCGCCCTGCCCTGGTTCCTGATGAAGACCAGCTTCAAGGGCCGCTGCTTCATGACCCATGCCACCAAAGCCATCTACCGCTGGATGCTGTCGGATTACATCAAGATCAGCAACATATCCACCGAGCAAATGCTCTACACGGAGGCCGATCTGGAGGCCTCCATGGAGAAGATCGAGACGATCAACTTCCACGAGGAGCGCGACGTGATGGGCGTTCGCTTCTGCGCCTACAATGCCGGTCATGTGCTGGGAGCTGCCATGTTCATGATCGAGATTGCTGGCATCAAGATCCTGTACACCGGCGACTTCTCCCGCCAGGAGGATCGGCATTTGATGGCCGCCGAGGTGCCGCCCATGAAGCCGGATGTCCTGATCACAGAGTCCACCTACGGCACTCACATCCACGAGAAGCGAGAGGATCGCGAGAATCGTTTCACCTCGCTGGTGCAGAAAATCGTCCAGCAAGGCGGCAGATGTCTGATTCCAGTGTTTGCCCTGGGTCGGGCCCAGGAACTGCTGCTCATCTTGGATGAGTTCTGGTCGCAGAACCCGGATCTGCACGAAATCCCCATCTACTATGCctcctcgctggccaaaaagtGCATGGCCGTCTACCAGACGTACATTAACGCCATGAACGATCGCATTCGCAGGCAGATTGCGGTGAACAACCCCTTTGTTTTCCGGCACATTTCCAACCTAAAGggcatcgatcacttcgaggACATTGGACCCTGCGTGATCATGGCCTCGCCCGGTATGATGCAGTCGGGATTGTCGCGAGAGCTCTTCGAGAGCTGGTGCACAGATCCCAAGAACGGCGTGATCATAGCCGGTTACTGCGTGGAGGGAACTCTGGCCAAGACCATACTCTCGGAGCCGGAGGAGATCACAACTCTGTCGGGCCAGAAGCTGCCGCTCAACATGTCCGTGGACTACATCTCCTTTTCGGCCCACACGGACTACCAGCAGACCAGCGAGTTCATCCGCCTGCTGAAGCCCACCCATGTGGTGCTCGTCCACGGCGAGCAGAACGAGATGTCTCGCCTGAAGTTGGCCCTGCAGCGGGAATACGAGGCGGACGCCAGCACGGACATTAAGTTCTATAACCCGCGCAATACACATGCTGTGGATCTGTATTTCCGAGGCGAAAAGACCGCCAAGGTGATGGGCAGCCTGGCGGCCAAGAACTCGGAGGTGGGCAGCAAACTCTCCGGCGTCTTGGTCAAACGTGACTTCAAATATCACCTGCTGGCTCCTTCTGATCTAGGCA AATACACGGACATGAGCATGTCAGTGGTCACCCAGCGCCAGTCGATTCCCTGGGGCAGCTCGCTGACCACGCTGGAGCTCCTGCTGGATCGCATTGGAGCCGGCTGCGTGGAGGTGCTGGAAGCGGATCGCAAGCTGCGGGTCTTCGGCTGCATCGAACTGACTGTGGAGCAGAAGATCATCGTGATGGAGTGGCAGGCAACGCATGTGAATGATGTATACGCCGACGCCGTTCTGGCCTGCATAATGCAGTCGGAGCTGGGCGGAACCAATCTCAAGGGAGCCACGAAGCAGACCAAGTCGGAGGACTCGCGGTTCCGGGAGTGCCTCATCGAGACTTTACAGGACACGTTCGGCGACAACTGTGTGCCCAAAATGTTCAAGGGGGATTTGCTGCCCGTGATGGTCAGCGGAAAACGGGCGGAAATCAATCTGGAAACACTG GCCGTCAGCTGTGCCGAGGACGACGTCCTGCGGCAGATGCTCAACACCACGGTGCAGAAGTTGCACCAGACCCTAGTCTCCGCCCAATAA
- the LOC108024180 gene encoding cleavage stimulation factor subunit 2 tau variant produces the protein MADKAQEQSIMDKSMRSVFVGNIPYEATEEKLKEIFSEVGPVLSLKLVFDRESGKPKGFGFCEYKDQETALSAMRNLNGYEIGGRTLRVDNACTEKSRMEMQQLLQGPQVENPYGEPCEPEDAPELITKTVASLPPEQMYELMKQMKLCIVSNPSEARQMLMLNPQLAYALLQAMVVMRIVDPQQALGMLFKANQMPPVLGGNPHQGPGNLGSMMGQQGQMPQQQQGPIPQQQQQQAPQPPMPVPGPGFPPNVHPNDIDLRMVPGGPMPMDPRMMARGMDQDLRGALPNPVPPPLMDPRTRAQMPAQQQQGVPQPPPAPYPSDPRQRPMDPRLRAGPGPQQGIPQAPPPTQQQQAAAQQLQSRLGAHGVLPSDASDQEKAALIMQVLQLSDEQIAQLPSEQRASILMLKEQIAKSTQR, from the exons ATGGCAGACAAGGCGCAGGAGCAGAGCATCATGGACAAGTCCATGCGGTCGGTTTTTGTGGGCAACATACCCTACGAGGCCACCGAGGAGAAGCTGAAGGAGATTTTCAGCGAGGTGGGCCCGGTCCTGTCGCTCAA ATTGGTCTTCGATCGGGAGAGCGGCAAGCCCAAGGGCTTCGGCTTCTGCGAGTACAAGGACCAGGAGACGGCTTTGAGCGCCATGCGGAACCTGAATGGCTACGAAATTGGCGGAAGAACCCTCCGCGTGGATAACGCCTGTACGGAGAAGTCGCGCATGGAGAtgcagcagctgctccagGGTCCCCAGGTGGAGAATCCCTACGGCGAGCCCTGCGAACCCGAGGATGCGCCCGAGCTGATCACCAAAACCGTGGCCTCCCTGCCGCCGGAGCAGATGTACGAGCTGATGAAGCAGATGAAGCTCTGCATCGTGAGCAACCCCTCGGAGGCGCGCCAGATGCTCATGCTCAATCCCCAGCTCGCCTACGCCCTGCTCCAGGCCATGGTGGTCATGCGGATCGTGGATCCACAGCAGGCTCTCGGGATGCTCTTCAAGGCCAACCAAATGCCGCCCGTCCTGGGTGGCAATCCGCACCAGGGACCGGGCAATCTGGGGTCCATGATGGGCCAGCAGGGTCAGAtgccccagcagcagcagggacCAAtcccgcagcagcaacagcagcaggctcCCCAGCCGCCAATGCCCGTTCCCGGACCTGGTTTCCCGCCCAATGTCCATCCGAACGACATCGATTTGCGCATGGTGCCCGGCGGACCCATGCCCATGGACCCGCGGATGATGGCCCGTGGCATGGATCAGGATTTGAGGGGAGCTCTGCCCAATCCGGTGCCGCCACCACTGATGGATCCCCGCACTCGAGCCCAGATGcccgcccagcagcaacagggtGTCCCGCAGCCGCCACCTGCTCCCTATCCCAGCGATCCGCGCCAGCGTCCCATGGATCCCAGGTTGAGGGCCGGTCCAGGACCGCAGCAGGGGATTCCCCAGGCTCCGCCGCCGACGCAACAGCAACAGGCGGCCGCTCAGCAGCTGCAGAGCAGGCTGGGCGCCCACGGAGTCCTGCCGTCGGATGCCTCCGACCAGGAGAAGGCAGCGCTCATCATGCAGGTGCTGCAGCTGTCCGACGAGCAGATCGCCCAGCTGCCCTCCGAGCAACGGGCCAGCATCCTCATGCTCAAGGAGCAGATCGCCAAGAGCACGCAGCGCTGA